Proteins from a genomic interval of Toxoplasma gondii ME49 chromosome Ia, whole genome shotgun sequence:
- a CDS encoding hypothetical protein (encoded by transcript TGME49_293540), which translates to MRKMPLSSHLGPGGPHSSFSSRTAKRFSPEDSRTAGDSNRAAQMSTPSLGGCRLSNTSSGLSSAGDVRLPLNPLYPLSHDGGYHPDLALHLATKQVLREEPVRPPILRPSFKFDPAASFVSHDGTGAGESSGEECERSRCEKPPCAETDVDLSGKIRLAVHVDNSSFSGPSKAFENREKPQQRAAESKDISPEQELTSPRTAERTPAAGEAPSTHAAPSVRQGQTALPYGKSPSTALATRMRCRNVLLCYALLDPYNQGYIDVQEACDAIGNIHKQDKDVAELLLAQLQDMTAYVSNRGVIEKQDFLAQVLRRVEADLAGSTPYHCLRSSSNPVANAWHKGRPFTTLQNRRFYQGKYVPKGVQIHLKQADGDGDLIQFHLRRRGGGGVTLQEDRPLPYQAKPRAKGTLEDHIQKGLLRRMKKLAQIKEDILTKEMVECTFHPKTTPLPPMGKPFPSRETVRNMIEQQEKARMRNRVFIEHEPGNSVTHEFSLPPELTEAEKKSIRGDLRSDWSLPVQEPAGDDFFTWVVHTGDLPTKRREAPAAWRARELPQVPPEEVEFVGQPLDIPPLRPEDILGLPQRQSQADEPEVPLLRPSQPVRRPEQGMPCQQQRAAAPVPVGTTLLQAPYVTETERNYRDDPFASADWRAEEDPLATQFDEFEKKGPLRFDALPAYYRQSLQKLAAAADGSNRRPTQKEKDAKLQECLKILEEAC; encoded by the exons ATGCGAAAaatgcctctctcttcccatTTAGGTCCTGGTGGACCTcactcttcgttttcctcacGCACCGCGAAAAGGTTTTCTCCCGAGGACTCCAGGACTGCAGGTGACTCGAACAGAGCAGCACAGATGTCAACACCGTCACTGGGCGGGTGCCGACTCTCAAATACTTCAAGTGGCTTGTCTTCTGCCGGCGACGTGCGGTTGCCATTAAATCCCCTTTACCCCTTATCACACGATGGAGGCTACCATCCTGACCTCGCTCTACACCTGGCAACGAAGCAGGTTCTCAGAGAAGAGCCGGTGCGTCCCCCGATTCTACGACCGAGCTTCAAATTCGACCCGGCAgcttctttcgtttcgcATGACGGGACTGGGGCTGGAGAATCAAGCGGAGAGGAATGCGAGCGCTCCAGATGCGAGAAGCCACCCTGTGCGGAGACCGACGTGGATCTCTCGGGTAAAATTCGTCTGGCGGTACATGTCGACAACAGCTCTTTTTCTGGACCGTCTAAGGCTTTTGAGAACCGCGAGAAGCCGCAACAACGCGCGGCGGAATCCAAGGACATTTCCCCTGAGCAGGAACTGACTTCACCGAGGACCGCAGAAAGGACCCCTGCTGCAGGTGAGGCTCcctcgacgcatgcagccccTTCGGTGCGACAAGGGCAGACTGCTCTGCCGTACGGCAAGTCGCCTTCCACGGCTTTGGCCACGAGAATGCGGTGCCGTAATGTTCTCCTTTGCTACGCCCTTCTCGACCCGTATAACCAGGGATACATCGATGTCCAGGAAGCCTGCGACGCCATCGGGAACATTCACAAACAGGACAAAGATGTCGCGGAACTCCTTCTGGCGCAACTCCAAGATATGACTGCTTACGTGTCCAACAG AGGTGTCATTGAAAAGCAGGACTTCCTCGCTCAAGTACTTCGTCGAGTCGAGGCAGATTTGGCGGGGTCGACGCCGTACCACTGTCTGAGGAGCAGCTCGAACCCGGTGGCGAATGCTTGGCATAAAGGTCGACCATTCACGACGTTACAGAACCGGCGTTTTTACCAAGGCAAATATGTCCCGAAAGGCGTCCAAATCCATCTAAAGCAAGCAGATGGCGATGGAGACTTGATTCAGTTCCACCTGAGGAGGCGAGGGGGTGGCGGGGTGACTCTCCAGGAAGACAGGCCTCTGCCCTATCAAGCAAAACCCCGG gCCAAGGGGACGTTGGAGGACCACATCCAGAAGGGACTCCTGCGGCGCATGAAGAAGCTCGCTCAGATCAAAGAGGACATCCTGACCAAGGAAATGG TCGAGTGCACGTTCCATCCTAAGACCACTCCACTTCCTCCAATGGGGAAGCCGTTTCCGTCGAGAGAGACCGTTCGGAATATGATTGAG CAAcaggaaaaggcgagaatGCGCAACAGGGTTTTCATAGAGCACGAGCCGGGAAACAGTGTAACTCACGAattctcccttcctcctgAACTGactgaggcagagaaaaaatcGATTCGAG GAGACCTTCGCAGCGACTGGAGTTTGCCAGTACAAGAACCAGCAGGCGACGATTTCTTCACTTGGGTCGTGCACACAGGCGATTTGCCgacgaagcggagagaggcgccagCTGCGTGGCGGGCTCGTGAACTTCCGCAAGTGCCGCCAGAAGAAGTGGAGTTTGTTGGGCAGCCACTTGATATCCCGCCCCTCCGTCCAGAAGACATCCTGGGGCTGCCGCAGAGGCAATCGCAAGCGGACGAACCTGAGGTCCCACTATTGCGGCCAAGCCAGCCGGTACGGCGCCCGGAGCAAGGCATGCCATGTCAACAACAGAGGGCTGCAGCTCCTGTTCCGGTCGGAACCACGCTGCTTCAGGCTCCGTATGTCACTGAGACAGAACGCAATTACAGAGACGACCccttcgcgtctgcagaCTGGAGGGCTGAAGAAGACCCACTTGCAACTCAGTTCGACGAGTTTGAGAAAAAAGGACCTCTACGTTTCGATGCGCTTCCGGCGTACTACCGCCAGTCTTTGCAGAAACTGGCTGCAGCCGCAGACGGATCGAATCGTCGGCcgacacagaaggaaaaagatgCAAAACTGCAAGAGTGTTTGAAGATTCTTGAGGAAGCTTGCTGA